The Cronobacter sakazakii genome has a window encoding:
- the eamA gene encoding O-acetylserine/cysteine exporter: MTRKDGLLALLVVLAWGLNFVVIKVGLHAMPPLLLAGLRFLLVAFPALLFVARPKVPFRLLLGYGLTISFGQFAFLFSAIKFGMPAGLASLVLQAQAFFTIVLGVFAFRERLQAKQLTGIALAVGGMLVLIEGSLNGQHVALTGFMLTLAAALSWACGNIFNKKIMQLPTPPAVMSLVVWSALIPVLPFFAASLVFDGADAVVQSLVNIDSVTVLSLVYLAFIATILGYGIWGTLLGRYETWRVAPLSLLVPVVGLASAALLLDERLSVLQIIGALLVMAGLYINVFGWRVRRAVRSA; the protein is encoded by the coding sequence ATGACGCGTAAAGACGGGCTGCTGGCGCTGCTGGTGGTGCTGGCCTGGGGGTTGAATTTCGTCGTAATTAAAGTCGGTTTACACGCCATGCCGCCGCTGCTGCTGGCGGGGCTGCGGTTTTTGCTCGTCGCCTTTCCCGCGCTGCTGTTTGTCGCCCGCCCGAAAGTGCCGTTTCGGCTGCTGCTCGGCTACGGACTGACGATAAGCTTCGGGCAGTTCGCGTTTCTCTTTAGCGCCATTAAGTTCGGCATGCCCGCGGGCCTCGCCTCGCTGGTGCTGCAGGCGCAGGCGTTTTTCACCATTGTGCTCGGCGTGTTTGCCTTTCGCGAACGTCTGCAGGCTAAACAGCTCACCGGCATTGCGCTCGCCGTCGGCGGGATGCTGGTACTGATTGAGGGCAGCCTTAACGGCCAGCATGTGGCGCTGACCGGTTTTATGCTGACGCTCGCCGCGGCGCTGAGCTGGGCGTGCGGCAATATCTTCAACAAAAAAATCATGCAGTTGCCGACGCCGCCTGCGGTGATGTCGCTGGTGGTGTGGAGCGCGCTGATCCCGGTGCTGCCGTTTTTTGCGGCGAGCCTGGTGTTCGACGGCGCGGATGCGGTGGTGCAGAGTCTCGTGAATATCGACAGCGTGACGGTGCTGTCGCTGGTTTATCTGGCCTTTATCGCGACTATTCTCGGTTATGGCATCTGGGGCACGCTGCTCGGGCGTTATGAGACCTGGCGCGTGGCGCCGCTTTCACTGCTGGTGCCGGTGGTGGGGCTTGCCAGCGCCGCGCTGCTGCTGGATGAGCGGCTCTCGGTATTGCAGATTATTGGCGCGCTGCTGGTGATGGCGGGGCTTTATATCAACGTCTTTGGCTGGCGGGTACGGCGAGCGGTGCGCAGCGCATAA
- the marB gene encoding multiple antibiotic resistance protein MarB → MKSVTCAAALLLALTSGYALAGSPKTDACAGDTSTMMVPIEHHESLDLSHRSAGSDKSDELGVPYYNQSR, encoded by the coding sequence ATGAAATCCGTCACGTGCGCCGCTGCGCTGTTGCTGGCGTTGACCTCCGGCTATGCGCTGGCAGGCAGCCCCAAAACTGACGCGTGCGCCGGGGACACCAGCACAATGATGGTGCCGATTGAGCATCATGAATCGCTGGATCTCAGCCATCGCAGCGCAGGCAGCGATAAATCAGACGAACTGGGTGTGCCGTACTACAACCAGTCGCGTTAA
- the marA gene encoding MDR efflux pump AcrAB transcriptional activator MarA produces MSRRNNDAITIHSILDWIEDNLESPLSLEKVSARSGYSKWHLQRMFKKETGHSLGQYIRNRKLTEIALKLKESDEPILYLAERYGFESQQTLTRTFKNYFSVPPHKYRVTRMPGEGKYLHPLNH; encoded by the coding sequence ATGTCCAGACGCAACAATGATGCCATTACTATTCATAGCATTTTGGACTGGATTGAAGATAACCTGGAATCCCCCCTTTCCCTTGAGAAAGTGTCGGCGCGTTCGGGTTACTCGAAATGGCACCTGCAACGCATGTTCAAAAAAGAGACCGGTCACTCGCTGGGCCAGTATATCCGCAACCGGAAACTGACCGAGATTGCCCTCAAACTCAAAGAGAGCGACGAACCGATTCTTTATCTGGCCGAGCGCTATGGGTTTGAATCCCAGCAGACGCTGACCCGCACGTTTAAGAACTATTTCTCCGTGCCGCCGCATAAATATCGCGTGACGCGGATGCCGGGCGAAGGCAAGTACCTCCACCCGCTGAATCACTGA
- the marR gene encoding multiple antibiotic resistance transcriptional regulator MarR: MENNSDLFNEIIPLGRLIHLVNQKKDRLLNEYLAPLDITAAQFKVLCSIRCPGRITPGELKKVLSVDLGALTRMLDRLVCKGWVARLPNPNDKRGILVELTEEGAVLCEQCHQLVGQNLHQELTKNLTADEVATLEYLLKRVLP; encoded by the coding sequence TTGGAAAATAACAGCGATCTGTTTAACGAGATTATTCCTTTAGGACGACTGATTCACCTGGTGAATCAGAAAAAGGATCGCCTGCTCAATGAGTACCTTGCGCCGCTCGATATCACGGCAGCGCAGTTTAAGGTGCTCTGTTCCATTCGCTGTCCTGGCCGCATCACGCCAGGGGAGCTGAAAAAAGTGCTCTCAGTAGATTTAGGTGCTCTGACGCGCATGCTGGATCGTCTGGTATGCAAGGGCTGGGTGGCGCGTCTGCCTAACCCTAACGATAAACGGGGCATCCTGGTTGAGCTCACGGAAGAAGGCGCGGTGCTGTGTGAACAGTGCCACCAGCTGGTAGGACAAAACCTGCATCAAGAATTAACAAAAAACCTGACGGCAGACGAAGTGGCGACCCTCGAATACCTGCTTAAAAGGGTGCTGCCGTAA
- a CDS encoding sugar transporter, protein MTMNTVSRKTAWLRVVTLAVAAFIFNTTEFVPVGLLSDIAASFHMESAQAGIMLTIYAWVVALMSLPFMLLTSQVERRKLLIALFVVFIASHMLSFMAWSFEVLVISRIGIAFAHAIFWSITASLAIRLAPPGKRAQALSLIATGTALASVLGLPIGRIVGQYFGWRTTFFAIGIGALITLACLVKLLPKIPSEHSGSLASLPALFRRPALLCIYVLTAVVVTAHFTAYSYIEPFVQNVAGLSENFATFLLLVLGTAGIIGSVIFGKLGNLHASGLISSAIGVLVICLLLLLPASHSAVNLTILSAFWGIAIMLIGLGMQVKVLALAPDATDVAMSLFSGIFNIGIGAGALVGNQVSLQLSMSSIGYMGAIPALVAFIWAIVIFRRWPVQLPEEQPHHG, encoded by the coding sequence ATGACGATGAATACAGTCTCTCGCAAAACCGCGTGGCTGCGGGTGGTTACGCTTGCGGTCGCAGCATTTATTTTTAATACCACCGAGTTTGTGCCGGTGGGTCTGCTCTCTGATATCGCCGCGAGCTTCCATATGGAATCCGCGCAGGCGGGCATTATGCTGACGATCTACGCCTGGGTGGTGGCGCTGATGTCGCTGCCGTTTATGCTGCTGACAAGCCAGGTGGAGCGCCGCAAGCTCCTGATTGCGCTGTTTGTGGTGTTCATCGCGAGCCATATGCTGTCGTTTATGGCCTGGAGCTTCGAGGTGCTGGTGATTAGCCGTATCGGCATCGCCTTCGCCCATGCGATTTTCTGGTCGATTACCGCGTCGCTGGCCATTCGTCTGGCCCCGCCGGGCAAACGCGCCCAGGCGCTGAGCCTGATTGCGACCGGCACCGCGCTGGCATCGGTACTCGGCCTGCCCATCGGGCGCATCGTCGGGCAATATTTCGGCTGGCGCACCACGTTTTTCGCCATCGGCATCGGCGCGCTGATTACGCTCGCCTGCCTGGTGAAACTGCTGCCAAAAATCCCGAGCGAACACTCCGGCTCTCTTGCGAGCCTGCCGGCGCTGTTCCGTCGCCCGGCGTTGCTGTGCATCTATGTGCTGACCGCCGTGGTGGTGACCGCGCACTTCACGGCCTACAGCTATATTGAGCCGTTCGTGCAGAACGTCGCGGGCCTGAGCGAAAACTTCGCCACCTTCCTGCTGCTGGTGCTCGGCACCGCGGGCATTATCGGCAGCGTGATTTTCGGCAAGCTCGGCAACCTGCACGCCTCCGGGCTTATCAGTAGCGCCATCGGCGTACTGGTTATCTGCCTGCTGCTGTTGCTGCCCGCCTCGCACAGCGCTGTAAACCTGACCATTCTCAGCGCGTTCTGGGGTATTGCGATTATGCTTATCGGCCTCGGTATGCAGGTGAAAGTGCTGGCGCTGGCCCCGGACGCCACCGATGTGGCGATGTCGCTCTTCTCCGGCATCTTTAACATCGGTATCGGCGCGGGCGCGCTGGTGGGCAACCAGGTGAGCCTGCAACTCTCGATGTCGTCCATCGGTTATATGGGCGCTATTCCGGCGCTGGTCGCGTTTATCTGGGCGATTGTGATTTTCCGCCGCTGGCCGGTTCAGCTTCCTGAGGAACAACCGCACCACGGTTAA
- a CDS encoding PhzF family phenazine biosynthesis protein, producing the protein MQSVDFYMVDAFADKTFSGNAAAVCPLSEWLPDETLLLMARQHNQSETAFFVRTDDGFELRWFTTRYEINLCGHATIAAAHVIFEHLDYPHSEIRFSTRFVGEVTVTRRGDWLTLNFPAWQAQPVDAPALLLSALGIDGAVSVAAYRDYLVELQTQAQVEALTPDIHALIPLGKQVCVTAPGTPGGPYDFVSRFFCPGESVAEDPVTGSAHSMLIPFWGEKLGKTSMLARQVSARGGDLRCEWQGDRVLIGGQAVTYLIGQVLLR; encoded by the coding sequence ATGCAATCAGTTGATTTTTATATGGTGGACGCGTTCGCCGATAAAACCTTCAGCGGCAACGCGGCGGCGGTCTGTCCGTTAAGCGAATGGCTGCCGGATGAAACGCTGCTCCTGATGGCGCGGCAGCATAACCAGTCAGAAACCGCGTTTTTTGTGCGCACTGACGACGGCTTCGAACTGCGCTGGTTTACCACACGCTATGAAATCAACCTCTGCGGCCACGCCACGATTGCCGCCGCGCATGTGATTTTCGAGCATCTTGATTACCCGCACAGTGAAATCCGCTTCTCGACGCGCTTTGTCGGCGAGGTGACCGTCACGCGCCGCGGTGACTGGCTGACGCTGAACTTTCCGGCGTGGCAGGCGCAGCCGGTGGACGCGCCCGCGCTGCTGCTGAGCGCGCTGGGGATTGACGGCGCGGTGTCGGTGGCGGCGTATCGAGACTATCTGGTGGAGCTCCAGACTCAGGCGCAGGTAGAGGCGCTGACTCCGGATATTCACGCGTTGATACCGCTCGGCAAACAGGTTTGCGTCACCGCGCCCGGCACACCCGGCGGCCCGTATGATTTCGTCAGCCGCTTTTTCTGCCCCGGCGAGAGCGTGGCGGAAGATCCGGTGACCGGTTCCGCGCACAGTATGCTGATCCCGTTCTGGGGCGAGAAGCTTGGCAAAACGTCGATGCTGGCGCGTCAGGTCTCGGCGCGGGGCGGGGATTTACGTTGTGAATGGCAGGGCGATCGGGTGCTGATTGGCGGCCAGGCGGTGACTTATCTTATCGGCCAGGTATTGCTGCGCTGA
- a CDS encoding L-lactate dehydrogenase yields MNNRARKVMIIGAGNVGTAAAWALLNQNIGEELILVDLDAARVEGHCQDLRDAAAYMPGMIKISTRQAQECADVDIAVITVSGGALKPGQTRLDELTNTARIVGQIVPQMMAGGFNGIFLIATNPCDIITWQVWKLSGLPRNQVIGTGVWLDTTRLRRSLAEALDIGPQSIDAFILGEHGDTQFPVWSHSSVYGSPVAQVYERKTGTPLDTAALAERVRRLGFEIYARKGCTEYGIAGTIAEICRNIFTGSHRALAVSCILDGEYGVDNVAIGVPAVLAQNGVQQIIELQLEGEEQAKFQHSVTVIKENIARLP; encoded by the coding sequence ATGAATAACAGAGCACGAAAAGTGATGATTATCGGTGCGGGCAACGTGGGCACCGCTGCCGCCTGGGCCTTACTCAACCAGAATATCGGCGAGGAGCTGATTCTGGTGGATCTCGACGCCGCTCGCGTCGAAGGGCACTGCCAGGACTTGCGCGACGCCGCCGCGTATATGCCGGGGATGATTAAAATCTCCACCCGCCAGGCGCAGGAGTGCGCGGATGTCGATATCGCGGTGATCACCGTTTCCGGCGGCGCGCTGAAGCCCGGCCAGACGCGCCTTGACGAGCTGACCAACACCGCGCGCATCGTCGGCCAGATAGTCCCACAGATGATGGCGGGCGGCTTTAACGGCATTTTCCTCATCGCCACCAACCCGTGCGATATCATCACCTGGCAGGTGTGGAAGCTCTCCGGCCTGCCGCGCAACCAGGTGATTGGTACCGGCGTCTGGCTCGACACCACCCGCCTGCGCCGCTCGCTTGCCGAAGCGCTGGATATCGGCCCGCAAAGCATCGACGCCTTTATTCTGGGTGAACATGGCGACACCCAGTTCCCGGTCTGGTCGCACTCTTCCGTCTATGGCTCGCCGGTCGCGCAGGTTTACGAGCGCAAAACGGGTACGCCGCTGGATACCGCAGCGCTTGCCGAGCGCGTGCGCAGGCTGGGCTTTGAGATTTACGCCCGCAAAGGCTGTACGGAATATGGCATCGCGGGCACTATCGCGGAGATCTGCCGCAATATCTTCACCGGCAGCCACCGGGCGCTGGCGGTATCGTGCATTCTTGACGGCGAATATGGCGTCGACAACGTGGCGATAGGCGTTCCGGCGGTACTGGCCCAGAACGGCGTGCAGCAGATTATCGAACTGCAGCTGGAAGGCGAGGAGCAGGCGAAGTTTCAGCATTCGGTCACGGTGATTAAAGAGAATATCGCCCGTCTGCCCTGA
- a CDS encoding GNAT family N-acetyltransferase codes for MYPITAEAPGSAESRALIAALDAYQSTLYPAESNHLVDLADIPEDEMIFMVIRHQGEAVGCGAVMLNADGSGEIKRVYIDARHRGQRLGEKLMAALEAAARSRGCHTLQLETGIHQHAAVKLYERCGYTHTAPFAPYQPDPLSVFMRKRVSDTAAVL; via the coding sequence ATGTACCCGATAACCGCCGAAGCGCCAGGCAGCGCTGAAAGCCGGGCGCTGATTGCCGCCCTGGACGCGTACCAGAGCACGCTGTACCCGGCAGAGAGCAACCATCTGGTTGATCTCGCCGATATCCCCGAAGATGAGATGATTTTTATGGTGATCCGCCATCAGGGCGAGGCGGTGGGCTGCGGCGCGGTGATGCTGAATGCTGACGGCTCTGGAGAAATTAAGCGGGTGTATATCGATGCGCGCCACCGCGGGCAGCGGCTCGGCGAAAAACTCATGGCGGCGCTGGAAGCCGCCGCGCGCTCACGCGGCTGCCACACTCTGCAACTGGAAACCGGCATTCACCAGCATGCGGCGGTGAAGCTCTATGAGCGCTGCGGCTATACGCACACCGCACCGTTTGCGCCTTATCAGCCCGATCCGCTGAGTGTGTTTATGCGAAAGCGGGTGTCAGACACGGCAGCAGTTCTGTAA
- the ptrR gene encoding putrescine utilization regulator PtrR yields the protein MDLTQLEMFNAVAETGSITAAAQRVHRVPSNLTTRIRQLEEDLGVDLFIRENQRLKLAPAGHSFLDYSKRILALVQEAREVVSGDEPQGIFSLGSLESTAAVRIPAVLAAFNQRYPKIQFDLATGPSGTMIDGVLAGELSAAFVDGPVLHPNLEGMPVYQEEMMLVAHANHPEVTRAQEINGASIYAFRANCSYRRHFESWFKEDQAMPGKIHEMESYHGMLACVVAGAGVAMIPRSMLESMPGSHQVQAWPLADKWRYIDTWLIWRRRAKTRQLDAFTELLPCLTPAFA from the coding sequence ATGGATTTAACCCAGCTTGAGATGTTTAACGCCGTGGCCGAAACCGGCAGCATCACGGCCGCCGCCCAGCGCGTTCACCGGGTGCCGTCTAACCTGACCACCCGCATCCGCCAGCTTGAAGAAGATCTGGGCGTGGATCTGTTTATCCGCGAGAACCAGCGCCTGAAGCTCGCGCCCGCCGGGCATAGTTTTCTTGACTACAGCAAACGCATTCTGGCGCTGGTGCAGGAGGCGCGGGAGGTGGTCTCCGGCGACGAGCCGCAGGGGATTTTCTCGCTCGGATCGCTTGAGAGCACCGCGGCGGTGCGCATTCCCGCTGTGCTGGCCGCCTTTAACCAGCGCTATCCGAAAATTCAGTTCGATCTGGCGACCGGCCCGTCGGGCACCATGATTGACGGCGTACTGGCGGGCGAACTGAGCGCGGCGTTTGTCGACGGCCCGGTGTTGCACCCGAATCTGGAAGGTATGCCGGTCTATCAGGAAGAGATGATGCTGGTGGCGCACGCGAATCACCCTGAGGTCACGCGCGCGCAGGAGATTAACGGCGCGAGCATCTACGCCTTTCGCGCGAACTGCTCTTACCGGCGGCATTTCGAGAGCTGGTTTAAAGAAGATCAGGCGATGCCGGGCAAAATCCACGAAATGGAGTCTTACCACGGCATGCTGGCGTGCGTGGTGGCGGGTGCCGGTGTGGCGATGATCCCGCGCAGTATGCTGGAGAGTATGCCAGGCAGCCATCAGGTGCAGGCGTGGCCGCTGGCCGATAAATGGCGCTATATCGATACCTGGCTTATCTGGCGGCGCAGGGCGAAAACCCGTCAGCTCGACGCCTTTACAGAACTGCTGCCGTGTCTGACACCCGCTTTCGCATAA
- the sad gene encoding succinate-semialdehyde dehydrogenase, which produces MSISPATHAISVNPATGETLAAYPLASAEQVELAITRVSEGFRRWRASRIDERAQTLRNIGNALRARSEELAQMITAEMGKPILQARGEVAKSAALCDWYAEHGPAMLATEPTLVENQQAVIEYRPLGPVLAVMPWNFPLWQVMRGAVPILLAGNTYLLKHAPNVMGCALLINEIFEDAGVPAGVFEVINATNDGVSQAINDPRIAAVTVTGSVRAGAAIGAQAGAALKKCVLELGGSDPFIVLADADLDEAVKAAVAGRYQNTGQVCAASKRFIVEASIADAFTEKFVAATQQLKMGAPTDETTFLGPMARFDLRDELHAQVMATLSEGATLLLGGEKVAGAANFYAPTVLGNVTREMTAFRQELFGPVAAISVARDAEQALELANESEFGLCATVWTADDARAEDFAARLECGGVFINGYCASDARVAFGGVKKSGFGRELSHFGLHEFCNIQTVWKNRR; this is translated from the coding sequence ATGAGCATTTCCCCTGCAACCCATGCGATTTCCGTAAACCCGGCCACCGGCGAAACCCTGGCGGCGTACCCGCTGGCAAGCGCTGAACAGGTCGAGCTGGCTATTACCCGCGTAAGCGAAGGCTTTCGCCGCTGGCGCGCCAGCCGTATTGATGAACGCGCGCAGACGCTGCGTAACATCGGCAATGCACTGCGCGCGCGCAGTGAAGAGCTGGCGCAGATGATCACCGCCGAAATGGGTAAACCGATCCTTCAGGCACGCGGCGAAGTGGCGAAATCCGCCGCGCTCTGCGACTGGTACGCCGAACATGGCCCGGCGATGCTCGCGACGGAGCCGACGCTGGTGGAAAACCAGCAGGCGGTGATTGAATACCGTCCGCTCGGGCCTGTGCTTGCCGTCATGCCGTGGAACTTCCCGCTGTGGCAGGTGATGCGCGGCGCGGTACCGATCCTGCTGGCGGGCAACACTTATCTGCTTAAGCATGCGCCGAACGTGATGGGCTGCGCGCTGCTGATTAATGAAATTTTTGAAGACGCGGGCGTGCCGGCCGGCGTGTTCGAGGTGATTAACGCCACCAACGACGGGGTGAGCCAGGCGATTAACGATCCGCGTATCGCCGCCGTTACCGTGACCGGCAGCGTACGAGCGGGTGCCGCAATCGGCGCGCAGGCGGGCGCGGCGCTGAAAAAATGCGTGCTGGAGCTGGGCGGTTCCGATCCTTTCATCGTGCTGGCGGACGCCGATCTCGACGAGGCCGTGAAAGCGGCGGTGGCGGGGCGCTACCAGAACACCGGACAGGTGTGCGCCGCCTCCAAGCGTTTTATCGTCGAAGCGAGCATCGCCGATGCCTTTACCGAAAAATTCGTGGCCGCCACGCAGCAGCTGAAAATGGGCGCGCCGACCGACGAAACCACGTTCCTGGGCCCGATGGCGCGTTTTGATCTGCGTGACGAGCTGCATGCGCAGGTGATGGCGACGCTCAGCGAAGGCGCGACGCTGCTGCTGGGTGGCGAGAAAGTTGCTGGTGCGGCGAATTTCTACGCGCCGACGGTGCTTGGCAACGTGACGCGCGAGATGACCGCGTTTCGTCAGGAGCTGTTCGGGCCGGTGGCAGCCATTAGCGTGGCGCGCGACGCCGAACAGGCGCTGGAGCTGGCGAATGAAAGCGAATTTGGCCTGTGCGCGACCGTCTGGACCGCCGATGACGCCCGCGCGGAGGATTTCGCGGCGCGTCTGGAGTGCGGCGGCGTCTTTATTAACGGCTACTGCGCGAGCGATGCCCGCGTGGCGTTTGGCGGCGTGAAGAAGAGCGGCTTTGGCCGCGAGCTGTCGCACTTTGGCCTGCATGAGTTCTGTAATATCCAGACTGTGTGGAAAAACCGCCGTTAA
- a CDS encoding Tar ligand binding domain-containing protein, with product MNLTKISRAIRRVVPRTRFGLMAGILCVITLFSALQILSTLMLSSLLGDTQQQVQHREAQRQQQAAMDDARVTLLMASDLLNRAGIYFMQDKETGSVGSWNSLMDEAQAALKRSHAAFERYGKLNPAKDDPLKASYENFYGALKEQADGLVSTNSIDAFFAVPVQAFQADFNDNFARYQSANAQRADRDSRELLGGLEQAQRLFIMALGVLLAIALLVWRSMAVWVIRPLRRLITHINRLAAGDLGTPLPSDTLVNREMAELSQSIGQMQGGLQQLVNEVREATSAMVANIGELAAGNEQLFSQSALQAEELRKVTEHIETLEAHVEENSEYARVANARADEARGVAAGGDEMMVTVNHSMQDIVSRSSEMRGIVAMIESVAFQTNILALNAAIEAAHAGNHGRGFAVVAKEVGLLARKSSHSTQTIQELIHHSLQGIEKGSQAVSKLEENLGRVMALVSHLTGLLGEIAVATVNQGDSIHQVTQRIGALNQVAGETGTLVQHTTQASLRLRDESRRLTEAVSRFRLSA from the coding sequence ATGAACCTAACTAAAATTTCCCGCGCCATCCGGCGCGTCGTGCCGCGCACTCGCTTCGGGCTGATGGCCGGTATTCTGTGTGTTATTACGCTCTTCTCCGCACTGCAAATTCTCTCCACACTGATGCTCTCATCGCTGCTTGGCGACACGCAGCAGCAGGTCCAGCACCGCGAGGCGCAGCGCCAGCAGCAGGCGGCGATGGATGACGCCCGCGTCACGCTCCTGATGGCAAGTGACTTACTGAACCGTGCAGGCATCTACTTTATGCAGGATAAAGAAACCGGCTCGGTGGGGAGCTGGAACAGCCTGATGGATGAGGCGCAGGCCGCGCTGAAACGCTCCCATGCGGCGTTTGAGCGCTACGGCAAACTTAACCCGGCGAAAGACGATCCCTTAAAGGCGAGCTATGAAAATTTTTATGGCGCGCTGAAAGAGCAGGCGGACGGCCTTGTCAGCACCAACAGCATTGACGCGTTTTTCGCGGTGCCGGTGCAGGCATTTCAGGCCGATTTCAACGACAACTTCGCCCGCTATCAAAGCGCCAACGCGCAGCGTGCGGACCGCGACAGCCGCGAGCTGCTGGGCGGTCTTGAGCAGGCGCAGCGGCTGTTTATTATGGCGCTCGGCGTGCTGCTCGCCATTGCGCTGCTGGTGTGGCGCAGTATGGCGGTGTGGGTGATCCGCCCGCTAAGAAGGCTTATCACCCATATCAACCGGCTGGCGGCAGGCGATCTTGGCACGCCGCTGCCGTCAGATACGCTGGTTAACCGCGAGATGGCGGAGCTGAGCCAGAGCATCGGCCAGATGCAGGGCGGGCTGCAACAGCTGGTTAACGAGGTACGCGAGGCGACGTCCGCGATGGTTGCCAATATCGGCGAGCTGGCGGCGGGCAACGAGCAGCTTTTCAGTCAGTCGGCACTGCAGGCGGAAGAGTTGCGAAAAGTCACCGAGCATATCGAAACGCTGGAAGCGCACGTGGAAGAGAACAGCGAATACGCCCGCGTGGCGAACGCCCGCGCCGATGAAGCGCGTGGGGTGGCCGCAGGCGGCGATGAAATGATGGTGACGGTGAACCACTCGATGCAGGATATCGTCTCGCGTTCCTCGGAGATGCGCGGGATCGTGGCGATGATCGAAAGCGTCGCGTTCCAGACCAATATTCTCGCGCTTAATGCCGCCATTGAAGCGGCGCACGCCGGAAATCACGGCCGCGGTTTCGCCGTGGTGGCAAAAGAGGTCGGGCTGCTGGCGCGTAAGAGCAGCCATTCGACGCAGACCATTCAGGAACTTATCCATCATTCGTTGCAGGGAATCGAGAAAGGCTCGCAGGCGGTATCGAAGCTTGAAGAGAATCTGGGGCGGGTGATGGCGCTGGTGAGCCATCTGACGGGGTTGCTTGGCGAAATCGCCGTGGCGACCGTCAATCAGGGCGACAGCATTCATCAGGTAACGCAGCGCATCGGCGCGCTCAACCAAGTGGCGGGCGAGACCGGGACGCTGGTGCAGCACACCACCCAGGCATCGCTGCGCCTGCGTGATGAATCGCGCAGGCTCACGGAAGCCGTCTCGCGCTTTCGTCTTTCCGCCTGA
- the glsB gene encoding glutaminase B produces MTHTLNNELLASILEQVRPLAAQGKVADYIPALADVPADRLGIAVCTVGGECFAAGDADERFSIQSISKVLSLVLAMGRYDDDEIWERVGKDPSGQPFNSLVQLELEQGKPRNPFINAGALVVCDMLQSRLSAPKQRMLEVVRNLCGAPDIIYDTAVARSEFEHSARNAAIAYLMKSFGNFHNDVITVLQNYFHYCALKMSCAELARAFLFLANQGRAPHLDTPVISPVQARQVNALMATSGMYESSGEFAWRVGMPGKSGVGGGIIAVVPHEMSIAVWSPALDHAGNSLAGIAALEILAREIGRSIF; encoded by the coding sequence GTGACCCACACGCTTAATAACGAATTACTGGCTTCAATTCTCGAACAGGTGCGCCCGCTCGCCGCACAGGGCAAAGTGGCGGACTATATACCCGCGCTCGCGGATGTGCCCGCCGACCGGCTTGGCATCGCCGTCTGTACGGTCGGCGGCGAGTGTTTTGCCGCAGGCGACGCCGATGAGCGCTTCTCCATTCAGTCTATCTCCAAGGTGCTGAGCCTGGTGCTGGCGATGGGCCGTTATGACGACGACGAGATCTGGGAGCGCGTCGGGAAAGATCCCTCCGGGCAACCCTTTAACTCGCTGGTACAGCTGGAGCTGGAGCAGGGCAAACCGCGTAACCCGTTCATTAATGCGGGCGCGCTGGTGGTCTGCGATATGCTGCAAAGCCGCTTAAGCGCGCCGAAACAGCGGATGCTGGAAGTGGTGCGTAACCTCTGCGGCGCGCCGGATATCATCTATGACACCGCCGTGGCGCGCTCCGAGTTTGAACATTCGGCCCGCAATGCCGCTATCGCCTATCTGATGAAATCCTTCGGCAATTTCCACAACGACGTCATCACCGTGTTGCAGAACTATTTTCACTACTGCGCGCTGAAGATGAGCTGCGCGGAGCTGGCGCGCGCCTTTCTGTTTCTGGCGAATCAGGGAAGGGCACCGCATCTGGACACGCCGGTAATCAGCCCGGTGCAGGCGCGACAGGTTAACGCGCTGATGGCGACCAGCGGCATGTATGAAAGCTCCGGCGAATTCGCCTGGCGCGTGGGAATGCCGGGGAAATCGGGTGTCGGCGGCGGGATTATCGCCGTTGTGCCGCATGAGATGTCTATCGCGGTCTGGAGCCCGGCGCTCGATCACGCCGGAAACTCGCTCGCCGGCATCGCGGCGCTGGAAATTCTTGCCCGCGAGATTGGCCGTTCCATTTTCTGA
- a CDS encoding DUF4186 domain-containing protein, whose protein sequence is MDALFARLNRSVFRRRFHLGAKERQYCIDKGPEVIDQHAADFIARRLAPAEPANDGKQTPMRGHPVFIAQHATATCCRGCLAKWHHIPAGVALSAAQQAYIVAVIHRWLVQEMNR, encoded by the coding sequence ATGGATGCACTGTTCGCGCGCCTGAACCGTTCCGTCTTTCGCCGCCGTTTCCACCTCGGCGCGAAAGAGCGGCAGTATTGCATCGATAAAGGCCCGGAGGTGATTGACCAGCACGCCGCGGACTTTATCGCCAGACGGCTGGCACCCGCTGAGCCCGCGAATGATGGTAAGCAGACGCCGATGCGCGGGCACCCGGTGTTTATCGCCCAGCACGCCACCGCCACCTGTTGTCGCGGGTGTCTGGCGAAGTGGCATCATATCCCGGCGGGTGTGGCGCTCAGCGCCGCACAACAGGCCTATATCGTTGCCGTGATCCACCGCTGGCTGGTACAGGAGATGAACCGCTGA